GTCGGTGCCGCGCGCGGCGGCGAGCTCGGCGCGGGTGCGCGCGATGACCGGTGTCGTCATGGTCAGATCCCGGACGCGATGTGCGCCATCGCGTCCCAGTCCGCCTCGTCCAGGACCTGGCGGATCGTGCCCGCGGTCGCGGGCGCGAGGCGGTGATCGGCCTCGGCCCGGCGCGCGGTGGCCCGGGCGAGCTCGAGGTACGCATCGACGGTGGCGTCGTCCACGTGCGCCGCCGCGAGGGCGTCGACGTGGGCGCGGATCGTCGTGATGTCCCCGCGCACGACCGGCCCGGTCAGGGCCGCGTCGCCGTACGCCAGGACGTTGTCGAGCGCCGCGGTCAGCAGCGGCCGCAGCACCGCGGCCGGGTCCTCGGCGCCCGCGCCGCGCAGCAGGTCCATCGACTGGGCCACGAGGGTCACCAGGTGGTTCGCGCCGTGGGCGAGGGCTGCGTGGTAGAGCGCGCGGTCGGACTCGGCCACCCACATCGGGACGCCGCCGAGGGCGGCGACGAGCTCCTCGGCGAGCGGCCGCTCGGCCTCGCCGGCCGTCAGTCCGAAGACCGGGGCGCCGTCGAAGTCGACCGAGGTGCCCGAGAAGGTCATGGCGGGGTGGAACGCGATCGGCCGCGCACCCAGGCGGGTCAGCGCGGCCAGCGCGTCGAGCCCGTGGCGCCCACTCGTGTGCAGGACGTACTGGCCGGGGCGGACGGCGCCGGACGCCGCGAGCTCCTCCGCGACCGCGATGAGCGCATCGTCCGGGACGGCGAGGACGAGGACGTCGCTGGCCCTCGCGATCTCGACCGGGGTGAGGACGTCGACGCCCGGCAGCAGCGTGCTGATGCGCAGCAGCGAGGCCTCCGAGCGGCCGCTGACGCCGGCGATCGGGTAGCCGGCGGCGCGGAAGCGGGACGCGAGGACGGAGCCGACTCGGCCTGCTCCGACGATGCCCATGGTGGGACGCAGCATGTGTGGTGCCTTTCGTTCCAGCCCCTGACGGGTACCAGACAAATTGACGCCCTCAGTCTATCCCCGGCTCCCGAAGTGCCTAGGGGTACGACCTATGCGGAAAGTCACACGTCGCGATCAGGATCGCGGGATGCGGGCCGTGACGGTCCCGGAGCGCGGCCCGTCCTCGAGGGTCACCGTCAGCGTGGCGGGCGCGCGTCGTCCCACCCCGCGGAGGGTGACGACCCACCCGGAGCCGGAGTAGCGACGCTGGGCGCCCTGCCGGGACGTCACCACGTACGGCTCCCCGCCGTACACCACGTCGACGAGGTCGCCGTCGGTCTTCACCGTGAGGGTCGGGTGCTCGGGCTCCACGTTGCCGAACCAGGACGCGACGTCGAGCACCAGGTCCGCCCCGTCGCGGCGCACCCCGCGGACGACGGCCCTGGCCGCGGTCTGCTCGGCGGTCAGGACGTACGCCTCGGGAGGCACGTCGTCCACGCCCCAGCCGGGCAGGTAGACCGTGCGTCCCGCCGGCTCCTCGCCGGACGGGTGCATCTCCGGCTGCATCCCCTCGGCCTGCACGAAGCGCCACACGGCGTCGCGGTCGCGGGCGGCCAGCAGCGTGTTGAGCACGCGGTGCTGGGC
Above is a genomic segment from Aeromicrobium chenweiae containing:
- a CDS encoding Rossmann-like and DUF2520 domain-containing protein, giving the protein MLRPTMGIVGAGRVGSVLASRFRAAGYPIAGVSGRSEASLLRISTLLPGVDVLTPVEIARASDVLVLAVPDDALIAVAEELAASGAVRPGQYVLHTSGRHGLDALAALTRLGARPIAFHPAMTFSGTSVDFDGAPVFGLTAGEAERPLAEELVAALGGVPMWVAESDRALYHAALAHGANHLVTLVAQSMDLLRGAGAEDPAAVLRPLLTAALDNVLAYGDAALTGPVVRGDITTIRAHVDALAAAHVDDATVDAYLELARATARRAEADHRLAPATAGTIRQVLDEADWDAMAHIASGI